The window TGTTGCTATGGTTCTGACTTTTGCAGAATGCCATGGaaatgtaatcatacagtatgtagtcttttcagaaatgcttctttcactcagaaaTATGTACTTAAGATTTACTCAAGTCTTGATAGCTCATGTCTTTATATCAGTggacaatattccattgtatggataaacTAAAATCTTTTTACCCATTCGTCTATTAAAGATGAATTCTGGTACTTATGAATGAAGCTATAATACACATTTAGCTACAAGTTTctatgtggacataagtttttaaatcagtttgGTAAATACCGAGGAGtataatttctggatcatatggtaaggcTAGTTTTGGCTATTTAAAaaactaccatattgtcttccaAAATTGTtgaaccattttgcatttccaccaaaaataaatgagagttcctgttactcCATAACCTTGCCATCAATTGGACTGGcatggagaaagagaaccagtaagatgtatatgtatgcatgtatattaataagatatatgtatttgtatatataatatcTTATATATAAAAGTAAGCTATATATCTTTTATACATATCTTATATTGATATATATCGTATAGATAAAATAAGATATgccttatttttatatataagttACAATTTATCAATGACACAATAACAACTGTAATCTTATTACAATAAGATATATATCTtacatatgtgatatatatatacatatacacatatacatatgtatatatatattatatatatatatagagagagagagagagagagagaaaagttattttaaggaattagctCATAGGGTTGTGAGGGCTCTATGTCTGAACTCCATAGGGCAAGCAGACAGGCCGGGAATTCAGGTAAGAGTTGATGTTGTGGTCTCATTTCTGAAATGTGCAGGGTTGGCTAGAAACTTAAGCAGGGTTTCTATGTAGCTCTCTTGAGgccaaatttcttcttctttaggAAACTGCAGTCTTTGATTCTAAGGCCTCAAACCGATTGGATGAGGTGAATCCAGTTCATGGAGGGTAACCTGCCCTATTCAacgtctactgatttaaatgttcctcatatgtaaaaaatATCCTCACAGCATCCTTTAGCCTAGGGTTTGACCCAACAACTAGGCAagtagcctagccaagttgacacgaAATTAACCATTACATTGGGGTTTGGTTTTAGCTATTCTAACAAGTGTATAGTGGCACCTCTTTGttattttaacttgcatttctctaatgacttctTTCAGATTCTCTCATAGGCAGTTGTGTGTTGCTCTTTTCTTTCCAGTGTATGTGTCATAATTATACTTTCATGTTTCTGTGCAGActacaaatttttttaagaaactgggcattttagataatatattgtatCAAATGTGGTTACTGGCTATCACCTTAAAGAGAATATTTTGTGCTGGCTTCTATGATGTGTGCTTTCCATGCAATCACTGTTTTCATTCTCAGAACAATCCTTTGAAACAGTTACACTAATTAAGGTCATATTCCAGAAGACAAAGTGAGGATGAACGTGAAGgaacttgctttgggcttcataCCTGATGATCACCCCATGCTCCACAAAGAATCCCACACAAGCCACGGCACCACACGGAAGGgggaggatggggcagggagagaaggcGAAGAACTTGGTTGTGAACACgctaaatttcagaaaaaaatgttcccATAAATGGTTATTAAGAATCTCCCTAAAATAGTGTTTTACTGGACTGCTCAGGTGAAGCTAGGTTTTGCTGTAAGAACCACCCCTCAAATCTCCATGACTAATCCTGCTAGGGTGAATATTCGCTGCTGGTCTGAGCAGTAATCTAGGGCACTGCTGTTGGGGACGGGGCTGAGCAATACAGCGTCTTTGATGCTGAGGATCCAGAAGGTGGGTCCATGGGCTTCCTTGTCACTGTGGGAGGGAAGAGATGCCTGAGTGTCCTGTTCAGCTCTCTTGTTCTCCTGGACATGACACATCACCTTCATCCATAGCCCACTGTCTAGAATTTGTCACTGGGTTCTGCCCAACCACAGTAGGTAGGAGTGGGAGGGGCATGAGGACACGTAAAATGCTGGCTCAGCCACCATTCCTGCTACAATGGCAAGGAATACTActtttatctatttctttaaaGAGTAACACATAAAAAGagtttatgcccattttatacaATAGCTACTTTTTCATCCCTTACTAAGAGTACTTTTCACTTTGTGTTTCATATTATATCTACATGTATGGCCTTTTATGATAAAAGGATCTATGGTGGAAAATTCTAGTGATATCACTCATTGAGAtaggtaaaaaaaaatgtaataaaattacaACGCATACAAAAGTGCTAAACTGATATCTTTCATTTCAAATAATATAGAAAACAAGATACTAATGTATTCAGAAGGAACTTGATCCTGGAAAACAACTAAACACTGCGTATAATACACTTTTAATTGTACTTATGGGCTTGCACAAAGTAAGGGGAATCTCCAAGAGGCAAAAAATAATCTGAATGAAAACAAGAGCTGATAAAAGCAAATGTCAACATGAATCCTATAAACAAGAGTCTAAGTATTGGGCCAACAACAAACTGACAGCGGAGAacttgaaatgtttttatttatttattttttcccagcaTCCATGCTTTCTTTTACTAAAAGGCAAGTGACTTGTAGAAATGTCAGTAACTTCAGCTCACCCAAGCAGCCCAGTACAGTTTTACATAAGAAATATACATCACAAGTGGTGTTTGGACCAAGTCTTTGCTCTCCGCTCTACTCATACCTCATGCCCACTGCTGGCTCAGGAAATCTCTCATGGTTTTTAACAGTGTGGAGCTTTTACAAAGGAAGTTGTGTTGGAAGCCAGGAGGGAAGGTCACCATCTTCACCCTCTCTTTGTTCCTATACGCATTGTGTGAAATTTCATAGAGCTTTTTTCCAAATTCCAAAGGCACCGTTCTGTCATCCTCACCGTGTatgagaagaaagggagaagacaggaatttaacattttcatcattgAGGGAGACTAGTTCATCTTTCCTCAGGGCATCCATAAGCATGCTTAAAAATCCTGGAAGTTTCCGGTAAATCTTTAACAAGGGATAATTGATACTTGCAACCCATATGTTGGTAAATAGAGCTTCCAGGATAACAGTATCAACTGGGAATCCTTCCTCTTCTAGAACTTTTGCAGCATTTGTTGTAACTCCTGTTCCCAGAGAGTGGCCCCAGAGACACACGGGGGTGGTACCACTTCTTGCCTTGGTCCACTCGTAGACACAAATAGCATCCGAAGTCAGCCCATCCTCCGTGGGCTTACCCGTCGAGTCCCCAAACCCTCTAGAGTCAACAGACGAGACATGAAAACCACCATCACTCAGCGCCTTTACTAGCTCAAGTCTATGAGGAGTAGTCCTGTGCTCTGCACTGCCATGAAGATAAACAATAATTGGGTTGCCATCATGGAGAGCTGCTTCATACCAGCTACAGCCCTTCCCCTTAGCACCCTCGCCCCGGCAGCTAGGAACTGTGTACCAGATACCCAGAATCATCCTAGGTTCAACTTTAATGTAGAAGTTCACTGCGTGAGGAATCTTTAACTCTGGTTTCTTTAAATCCACAAGAAATGGTGCtttcaaaaagttgaaaaaaatcagcATGTTCACCAGAGGAGGGAAAATATGTTCTTTTCATGATTTACTTGTAAAACTGGTACACAGAGTGGAAGTTTTTCTTCTGAGTGTTGAACAGGAGTATGGGAAAGATCTCAGGTTCCGCGTGACCATGTGCCACCACGCAGTCACTCGGCCCTGCTCGTCTGTCTCCACCCCGCATCACATCCCGATCCACCGCGGCCGCAGCCACGGGAGCTGCCGCCGGTAGCCCAGAGCTGCGCCCGGCCGCCCGCCTCCCCGGCGGGGGCGGCCTGAAATACTTTTAGAATAAACTAGAGATTCTGATAGTTGGCCAGAGTGGTCCCGCTTGGGTAATACTCTGATTGCAGACAGAAGAAAatgctcctagaagaaaacagccaCAATTTTTGTCCCTGGATTTCCACAGATTAATTTCAACCAATGGGAGATCAGAATAAAAGATCCTAAACACACAGGGAAAGAAACCACTATAAGAAAGAGTCACCAACAAATAACAGAGTTGGTTATCAgatacagaatataaaataactctaactgaaaatatttgaaaagacgtagcataaaatacaaatttgtaAAACTCCAAAACTCAAATACTGCATTAAACATCCAACTCAGAGCTCATGAGAAACCTAGTGGATTGGCAGGTATATGTAGGAAATAATCCAGAATGTAATAAAAAGTAATGAGATGTTGGAAGAAAAGAGATGAAACCCAAAGAGAAAGTCACACTGATATTTGAAAAGGAGTTCAAGAGAGAGGAGAGCTGTGGCAATAATTGATTAGATGAATGGCTGAGAATTTCCTAGAAATGATTAAAAAGTACAAACTCACAAGTACAGAAAGTACTATGTATGCcataagacaaagaaagaaaaggaaaggaaaggaagaaaaaacaagaaaccagAAATTCTTTCTTAGACATATTTTAGTGAAACTATAGACAAAatagcaaagaaaagaaaaagttaattgAAGCAGACCATGAGAAATGATAGCTCACTTACAAAGATATGCCAGTGTGATGAGCAACAGATTTACAACTGCAAAAATAGAAGCCAAAAAATGGTAGAGTAACATCTCCAAGAGACAGTTAAGGAATATCTGTGAAACTAGAATTGTATATCCAGCAAAATAACTTCTCAAGAGACAAAGTGACCTGAGGATATTCTCAGAGGAatacaaataaacattttcttttaatttatttgttgaacTTTAAGTTGAACTTTGTTGAACttaacaaagaagaaaagtgaTCCCTAAAAAAAGGCAACACACATTAGAAAATCTAAACAAACATTGTATATAAAGGAACATTAATGATAACAATTAGGGTAGAATTAAGAGGACTGAATTGAAATGTTGTCAGTAGTAACATGTAAGATGTGAAGAGTTAAAATATTATAAGTAcccattaaaatttcaaaattaaccACTAAGACaatagaaaggagaaattgaGTAAATTAGTTCCAAGCCAGCTGATGGAAAATAtgtaataaagaaacaaaaattaaattggtttttaaaaaggcaaaaaagaggtaataaaatcatatcaaggcaaaaagaaatttttatatacatgtctctatattattacatatatagacatatatatgtgtgtgaatgtgtctttaaaaatattatataagtgGTCTAACTTGAGGTTTAAAGCAATTTTTCAGATAGGGTGCaggaaaaatttatttatataatatttttaagtgaCATAATTGAAGCATAAGCACATGGAACACCCAACGCTACCTACAAGAATATCAGAGCAACACTGGTTAAATCGTCCAACTAGAAGCTATGCGTACTACCATTTCCtgagaatggatacataaactctGTAAAATGAACAAATGCAAGAGCATTGAGGAATCTCACAAACACGATGTTCAAGTTCAGTAAACCAGGCACAAAAGAGTACTCTTTTTGTGACCCCCTTTACATAAAATTCAATTGCTGGCCAAACTAGAGTGTGAAGTTGTGATGGTAGTTAACCCTGGAGTATGATGGGTGGTAATTGAAACGGGGCACGGAGTGAATGCCTGGGATGCTGAAAGTGTTCTGTCTGTCTGCTTTTAATCTGTGTGCTGGTTGCTTGGGTGTATTCAGTTTGTAAGAACTTATCAAGCTTAAGATTTGACTGTATATGTGTTATACTTCAATactatgttttaaaaagtcatgagagggcttccctggtgacgcagtggttgagaatctgcctgccaatgcaggggacatgggtttgagccctggtctgggaagatcccacatgccacggagcaactgggcccgtgagccacaattactgagcttgcgcgtctggagcctgtgctccgcaacaagagaggccgcgatggtgagagacccgcgcaccgcgatgaagagtggtccccacttgccgcaactagagaaagccctcgcacagaaacgacgactcaacacagtcataaataaataaataaataaataaaagaacgtgaatttcaaaaaaaaaaagtcatgagagtttgaaaaactgtgtgtgtgtgtatgatcacATCAAAAAGCAAAGCCCAGAAAATCTCAGATGTATATTAATATTAGATCTGTATTATATTGATATTGGACAAAAAGACGTAGAACAAAGGCATCATTATGGGATAAATGCATTGAGagtctaaaaaaatgaaataatgtaaatgTAAAGCAAGTTGTAAGTGAAGCTGACAAACCCACTATCAAATCAGGAGTGCTCAACTGgtttttaaagtattgaaagtTCAAAGTGATTAAAGTTTAGTTAGAAAGATACTTtgcataaaaaaattaatgtcggggcttccctggtggcgcagtggttgagaatctgcctgccaatgcagggttcgagccctggtctgggaagatcccacattctgcggaacagctgggcccgtgagccacaattactgagcctgcgcgtctggagcctgtgctccgcaacaagagaggccgtgatggtgagaggcccgcgcaccgcgatgaagagtggcccccgcttgccacaactagagaaagcccttgcacagaaatgaagacccaacacagccattagttaattaattaattaaaaataaaaaaaaataatgtcttgaTTTATTGGAATAATAGAGATAGAACCCTGCACCCATGTGACATTTACAAAATTTAACTTCTTATTAGGTATAGGCAATATGTCAAGTgacaaaaaatggaaatattttgtattaattagtccatattataattaaattagTATTTTATAAAAGAGAGGATAAATGTAAAACCTCCATACagtaaaaggaaaacaatgtttttaaatacTGCATAGATATAAGAAGAAATTACAGTAGAAATGTAAAAACATACTTGtaactgaaaaataatgaaagtagAATACACTGGTACTTGTGGAACTCAGCTAAAATAATgcttaaaggaaaacaaaggcatTAAATATTACATAAGGAAGTAGGAATGAGGGAATGTTTGTGAGCTAAGcataaatttaagttttaaaaaataacagaatagaTATCAAAATAACTGAtgataggga is drawn from Eschrichtius robustus isolate mEscRob2 chromosome 8, mEscRob2.pri, whole genome shotgun sequence and contains these coding sequences:
- the ABHD12B gene encoding protein ABHD12B, with translation MNGMLATCIDEQGRVTAWWHMVTRNLRYTVPSCRGEGAKGKGCSWYEAALHDGNPIIVYLHGSAEHRTTPHRLELVKALSDGGFHVSSVDSRGFGDSTGKPTEDGLTSDAICVYEWTKARSGTTPVCLWGHSLGTGVTTNAAKVLEEEGFPVDTVILEALFTNIWVASINYPLLKIYRKLPGFLSMLMDALRKDELVSLNDENVKFLSSPFLLIHGEDDRTVPLEFGKKLYEISHNAYRNKERVKMVTFPPGFQHNFLCKSSTLLKTMRDFLSQQWA